From Myxococcales bacterium, the proteins below share one genomic window:
- a CDS encoding metallophosphoesterase, translated as MRRTLVVADVHLTRHTPLDVSRDLASFVDAHRGALLFVAGDLFDRSAEGEPLPSFDEVLAIHGGLRQALGAHLDAGGELRLAAGNHDSEVAAPGFVGEFADAIGVTSASRARITATPWFFREGGLHVEHGHLFDPDNAPAHPLVQGAPSLGVRFVHDFIAPTGAYAYLNRNAKLPLELFVEAFTRYGLRGPYVVATFFRAAFAALAASGSRYDLDGERAEGDALLEAFAVSAGVSPSDVRAVLSEADPPTLSDTRKTFGRLYLDRVASTLSLLGSLGLAGAGKAKAALVLGAVGAGSMLASWATSYDRYAGKVVARLAEGAELIARHTSADLVVFGHAHHAEVRGSYANPGSFAFSEGDGRTFLELDTRGGRPRAELRSMPKGGMPLRTR; from the coding sequence ATGCGCCGAACGCTCGTCGTCGCCGATGTCCATCTGACGAGACACACGCCGCTCGACGTGTCGCGCGATCTCGCGTCGTTCGTCGACGCCCACAGGGGAGCGCTGCTCTTCGTCGCGGGAGATCTGTTCGATCGCTCGGCCGAAGGGGAGCCGCTCCCGTCGTTCGACGAGGTGCTCGCGATTCACGGAGGTCTGCGCCAGGCGCTCGGCGCGCACCTCGACGCGGGCGGTGAGCTCCGGCTCGCGGCGGGCAACCACGACTCGGAGGTGGCGGCGCCGGGGTTCGTCGGCGAATTCGCAGACGCGATCGGCGTGACCTCGGCGTCGCGCGCGCGCATCACGGCGACGCCCTGGTTTTTTCGCGAGGGCGGCCTGCACGTCGAGCACGGGCACCTCTTCGACCCCGACAACGCGCCGGCGCATCCGCTCGTCCAGGGCGCGCCGAGCCTCGGGGTGCGCTTCGTCCACGACTTCATCGCCCCCACCGGCGCCTACGCTTATCTGAACCGCAACGCGAAGCTCCCTCTCGAGCTCTTCGTCGAGGCGTTCACCCGCTACGGGCTTCGGGGGCCGTACGTCGTGGCGACGTTCTTCCGCGCGGCGTTCGCGGCTCTTGCGGCCTCGGGCTCCCGCTACGATCTCGATGGAGAGCGCGCCGAAGGAGACGCGCTCCTCGAGGCCTTCGCCGTCTCGGCCGGCGTCTCCCCGAGCGACGTCCGCGCCGTGCTGTCGGAGGCCGATCCTCCTACGCTCTCGGACACCCGCAAGACCTTCGGGCGCCTCTACCTCGACAGGGTCGCGTCGACGCTCTCTCTCCTGGGCTCGCTCGGCCTCGCCGGGGCGGGCAAGGCCAAAGCGGCGCTCGTGCTCGGCGCGGTCGGCGCGGGCTCGATGCTCGCGAGCTGGGCCACGTCGTACGACCGGTACGCGGGCAAGGTCGTCGCGCGCCTCGCCGAAGGCGCCGAGCTCATCGCGCGCCACACCTCGGCCGATCTCGTCGTCTTCGGGCACGCGCATCACGCGGAGGTTCGTGGCTCCTACGCGAACCCCGGGAGCTTCGCCTTCTCGGAGGGTGACGGGCGCACCTTCCTCGAGCTCGACACACGCGGAGGCCGCCCGCGGGCCGAGCTTCGCTCCATGCCCAAGGGCGGCATGCCTCTCCGAACGCGTTGA
- a CDS encoding acyl-CoA dehydrogenase family protein, producing the protein MIDFELTDEQKALIDTARRFAKERIIPVAAEADKKAEFPAGVFEGAWEAGLVNATVPEAYGGLGAGELEHTMLTEELAYGCTGIQTAITANTLAATPVILGGSEEQKKKYLGMLTAEPIRASYATSEPNAGSDVAGLQCRYAQHGDDFVLNGQKAWITNAMYARFFVVFATQDPAMKHKGIAAFIIDRDTPGFEVGKHEDKLGQRASDTCTLSLTDVKVHKSQMLALPGQGFKLAMETFNTTRPDIGASAVGLMRRCLDECVAYAKERKTFGVPIAQHQAIQFMLAEMAIRIEATQLLVRKAAWALDKKRVSPLTSSCSKAFGGDAAMATAIDAVQIFGGNGYTKEYPVEKLMRDAKILQIYEGTSQIQRMVIAKTLLAG; encoded by the coding sequence ATGATCGACTTCGAGCTGACCGACGAGCAAAAGGCCCTCATCGACACCGCGCGCCGCTTCGCGAAGGAGCGCATCATCCCCGTCGCCGCAGAGGCCGACAAAAAGGCCGAGTTCCCGGCCGGCGTCTTCGAGGGCGCGTGGGAAGCGGGGCTCGTGAACGCGACGGTGCCCGAGGCCTACGGCGGCCTCGGCGCGGGCGAGCTCGAGCACACGATGCTCACCGAGGAGCTCGCCTACGGCTGCACCGGCATCCAGACCGCCATCACGGCGAACACGCTCGCGGCGACGCCCGTGATCCTCGGCGGCAGCGAAGAGCAGAAGAAGAAGTACCTCGGCATGCTCACCGCCGAGCCCATCCGCGCGAGCTACGCGACGAGCGAGCCCAACGCCGGCAGCGACGTGGCCGGCCTCCAGTGCCGGTACGCGCAGCACGGCGACGACTTCGTGCTGAACGGGCAGAAGGCGTGGATCACGAACGCGATGTACGCGCGCTTCTTCGTCGTGTTCGCGACGCAAGATCCGGCCATGAAGCACAAGGGCATCGCGGCCTTCATCATCGACCGCGACACGCCCGGCTTCGAGGTCGGCAAACACGAGGACAAGCTCGGGCAGCGCGCGAGCGACACGTGCACCCTCAGCCTCACGGACGTGAAGGTGCACAAGTCGCAGATGCTCGCCCTCCCCGGCCAGGGCTTCAAGCTCGCCATGGAGACCTTCAACACGACCCGCCCCGACATCGGCGCGAGCGCCGTCGGCCTCATGCGCCGCTGCCTCGACGAGTGCGTGGCCTACGCGAAGGAGCGCAAGACGTTCGGCGTGCCCATCGCGCAGCATCAGGCCATCCAGTTCATGCTCGCCGAGATGGCGATCCGCATCGAGGCGACGCAGCTCCTCGTGCGCAAGGCCGCGTGGGCGCTCGACAAGAAGCGCGTGTCTCCGCTCACCTCGTCGTGCTCGAAGGCCTTCGGCGGCGACGCGGCCATGGCCACGGCGATCGACGCCGTGCAGATCTTCGGCGGCAACGGCTACACCAAGGAGTACCCGGTCGAGAAGCTCATGCGCGACGCCAAGATCCTCCAGATCTACGAGGGCACGAGCCAGATCCAGCGCATGGTCATCGCAAAGACCCTGCTCGCGGGCTGA
- a CDS encoding DUF1304 domain-containing protein → MLLAAHVLVGLVALLHAYFLVLEMFLWTTPFGQKTFKRTKAQQEETAVLAKNQGLYNGFLSAGLVWSFVAAPALAQPLRYFFLGCVVVAGVYGAITVDKKIFAIQAAPALLALLLVALS, encoded by the coding sequence ATGCTCCTCGCCGCTCACGTGCTCGTAGGCCTCGTCGCGCTCCTCCACGCGTACTTCCTCGTCCTCGAGATGTTCCTTTGGACGACGCCGTTCGGCCAGAAGACCTTCAAGCGCACGAAGGCCCAGCAAGAAGAGACGGCCGTGCTCGCCAAGAACCAGGGCCTTTACAACGGCTTCCTCTCGGCTGGTCTTGTCTGGAGCTTCGTGGCCGCGCCCGCGCTCGCCCAGCCCCTCCGGTACTTCTTCCTCGGCTGCGTCGTCGTAGCGGGCGTCTACGGCGCCATCACGGTGGACAAGAAGATCTTCGCCATCCAGGCGGCGCCCGCGCTGCTCGCGCTCTTGCTGGTCGCGCTGTCGTGA
- a CDS encoding RidA family protein encodes MEAIVSAHAPVAIGPYSQAVRFDNLVFLSGQIPLDPTTGALVTGTITEETDRVLDNLRAVLEAAGLGFEHVAKTTIYLIDLGHFQEVNAAYAKRFPGVAPARATVQVSALPRGARVEIDAIAVRP; translated from the coding sequence ATGGAAGCCATCGTCTCCGCCCACGCCCCCGTCGCCATCGGCCCGTACTCGCAAGCCGTCCGCTTCGACAACCTCGTGTTCTTGAGCGGCCAGATCCCCCTCGACCCGACGACGGGCGCCCTCGTGACCGGCACGATCACCGAGGAGACCGATCGTGTGCTCGACAACCTGCGCGCGGTGCTCGAGGCCGCGGGGCTCGGGTTCGAGCACGTCGCCAAGACCACCATTTATCTGATTGATCTCGGTCACTTCCAAGAGGTGAACGCCGCCTACGCCAAGCGCTTTCCGGGTGTGGCGCCCGCGCGCGCCACGGTGCAGGTCTCGGCGCTCCCTCGCGGGGCGCGGGTCGAGATCGACGCGATCGCCGTGCGCCCCTGA